One Meriones unguiculatus strain TT.TT164.6M chromosome 5, Bangor_MerUng_6.1, whole genome shotgun sequence DNA segment encodes these proteins:
- the Dqx1 gene encoding ATP-dependent RNA helicase DQX1 isoform X9 yields MKLLDWILSSVSGWGWNSPLYSRQARVGGAWLGVSRTGCHPDASQSCWQVLWTATMASGLAEESEPSLGESELAVNPFDGLPFSSCYYELLEQRRALPIWAARFLFLEHLESSPTGVVLVSGEPGSGKSTQVEEDSGSEQRAGLNAFSWVKNGDVGEMTEGSWVWLTPVGSQDSGIPVQLAIVPTALWSEVLRCPDQWSFPFSTQIPQWCAEFALARGFQTGQVIVTQPYPLAAMSLASRVADEMDLTLGHEIGYRIPQEDCTGPNTVLRFCWDRLLLQEVASTRGPGAWSVLILDEVQERSVASDLLQGLLRDTRLRDLPGDPRVIVVTDPALEPKLQAFWGNSPIVRVPREAGENPTLTYKDTVPTDLVEAACQAVLELYRREEAPGDVLVYLPSEEDISLCCETLSRELGVPAVPGPPPRILPLHPGCGQAVQAAYEDTGRSVQKIVVTHWLADFSFSLPSIRHVIDSGRELRSVYSPRIRAESQVLRPISKCQAEARLLRARGSPPGSCLRLYSKSILELEAPPLPYPKVYEENLSSLVLLLMRKQIAEPGECHFLDRPAPEALMQAVEDLDYLAALDDDGELSDLGIILSEFPLPPELAKALLASCEFNCVDEMLTLAAMLTGTSQHAVPVEAIRGRLIPWNWSLRS; encoded by the exons ATGAAGCTACTGGATTGGATTTTGAGTTCAGTCTCGGGGTGGGGCTGGAATTCACCTTTGTACTCCAGGCAGGCCAGGGTTGGTGGTGCCTGGCTAGGTGTGTCCAGAACTGGCTGCCATCCTGACGCGTCTCAGAGCTGCTGGCAG GTTCTATGGACAGCCACTatggcctctgggctggcagaagAGTCTGAACCAAGTCTTGGGGAGTCTGAACTGGCTGTGAACCCCTTTGATgggctccccttctcttcttGCTACTATGAGCTACTTGAGCAGCGAAGAGCCTTGCCCATCTGGGCTGCTCGCTTCCTGTTCTTGGAGCACTTGGAGAGTAGCCCCACTGGAGTGGTGCTGGTATCTGGGGAGCCCGGCTCTGGCAAGAGCACCCAGGTGGAGGAAGATTCTGGGAGTGAACAGAGGGCAGGGTTAAATGCCTTTTCCTGGGTAAAGAATGGGGATGTGGGAGAGATGACCGAAGGAAGCTGGGTTTGGCTGACCCCAGTGGGTAGTCAAGATTCAGGGATCCCAGTTCAACTGGCCATAGTTCCAACAGCACTTTGGTCAGAAGTCCTCCGATGCCCTGACCAATGGTCCTTCCCTTTCTCTACCCAGATTCCTCAATGGTGTGCAGAGTTTGCACTAGCCAGGGGATTCCAGACAGGCCAGGTTATAGTCACTCAGCCCTACCCTCTGGCAGCCATGAGCCTGGCTTCGAGGGTGGCTGATGAGATGGACCTGACCCTGGGTCATGAGATCGGATACCGCATCCCACAGGAGGACTGCACTGGGCCCAACACCGTGCTCAG GTTCTGCTGGGACAGGCTACTTTTACAGGAAGTAGCCTCAACCCGAGGCCCTGGAGCCTGGAGTGTGCTGATACTGGATGAGGTTCAGGAGCGGTCAGTGGCCTCAGATTTACTGCAGGGGCTCTTGCGAGACACCAGACTGAGAGACCTTCCAGGGGATCCCAGAGTGATTGTGGTTACTGACCCAGCCCTTGAACCCAAACTCCAAGCTTTCTGGGGCAATTCTCCTATTGTGCGTGTACCCAGAGAGGCTGGTGAAAATCCCACCCTTACCTACAAGGACACTGTCCCTACTGACCTAGTGGAGGCTGCCTGCCAAGCTGTGCTTGAGCTGTATCGACGGGAAGAGGCTCCAGGAGATGTGCTGGTATACCTGCCCAGTGAGGAG GACATCTCCCTATGCTGCGAAACCTTGTCCAGGGAGTTGGGGGTGCCGGCTGTCCCGGGGCCTCCACCACGGATACTGCCCCTTCACCCAGGCTGTGGGCAAGCCGTCCAGGCTGCGTATGAGGACACAGGCAGGAGTGTCCAGAAGATCGTGGTCACTCACTGGCTAGCAgacttctccttctctctcccttccatccGGCACGTCATTGACTCAGGACGGGAACTTCGCAGT GTTTACAGTCCTCGGATCCGGGCAGAATCCCAGGTGTTGAGACCAATTAGCAAGTGTCAGGCGGAGGCAAGACTACTTCGGGCCAGGGGATCCCCACCAG GGTCCTGCCTCCGCCTGTACTCTAAGTCCATCCTAGAGCTAGAGGCTCCCCCACTTCCCTACCCCAAAGTGTATGAAGAGAATCTGAGCTCCCTGGTGTTGCTACTAATGAGGAAGCAGATTGCAGAACCAGGGGAATGCCACTTCCTGGACCGGCCTg CTCCAGAAGCACTGATGCAGGCCGTGGAAGACTTAGACTATCTGGCTGCTTTGGATGACGATGGGGAGCTGTCGGACCTGGGAATCATCTTGTCGGAATTTCCCCTGCCCCCTGAGCTGGCCAAAGCCCTGCTGGCCTCGTGCGAGTTTAACTGTGTGGATGAAATGCTTACTCTCGCTGCCATGCTTACTG gTACATCACAGCAtgcagtacctgtggaggccataagagggcgtctgatcccctggaactggagtttgagATCTTGA